In the genome of Mustelus asterias chromosome 9, sMusAst1.hap1.1, whole genome shotgun sequence, the window CTACATCAAACCAATTAATGGCCTATCGAGTGTTAAATGGCCATGGGCGAAGCTGGCAAAGTAAGGGCGGGCTTGACCCAACTTTTACACAGTGATGTAACTGGAATGCACCATTAATAAATTTCTGCTTGGTACAAAGGTCAATGATACCTCAGCAGTTTAAAGTTTAGGATAAAGTGCAAGGATTGGAAAGCAGACACTTTGGAACCATAAATCCAGTTTAAATTCTTCAAATATATGAATTTTAATAAAAATAGAACTGAAAACAAACAATCTTTTTGAAATTTCATTCAAAACTATAATATTCTGATTTTAAATGACCAAATTGCACCATTTGGAGAAATTGCGTTCCTGAATTCCAGTAGTTTAGTTTTCTTgtggacggcatggtagcacagtggttcgcactgctgcttcacagctccagggacctgggttcgattcccggcttgggtcactgtctgtgtggagtttgcacattctcctcatgtctgcgtgggttttctccgggtgctccggtttcctcccacagtccaaagatgtgcgggttaggttgattggccatgctaaaattgccccttaatgtcctgggatgcgtaggttagagggattagtgggtaaaatatgtagggatatgggggtagggcctggatgggattgtggtcggtgcagactcgatgggccgaatggcctctttctgtactgtagggtttctatgatttcaatgatttCTTAACCTTTTCCCTTTGCTTACATCCATTACACGTTTTTCTTACCTTCATAGTGACTTGGCATCAGCGAACCTGCCTGGTAAGACAAGGATGGCTCTTTGGCAGTGGCTGAGAGAGTACAGAGGTCATCCTGCGGAAAGTGATCTGAAACCAGTTTGTCCCCAGTCTCCTGTAAAATCTTCAGCAGATCTCATAGAGTTTGAAGGGTTAGTTTTGCACACGTCAAGATACTGTGGGGTGGAAAGTAGATTAAGGTTAACAAAGACACTGTTTGCAAGTTTGTTCAAATAGTCTTTCTCCTCTCTTTGCCCTCACTGCCTAATTGTTTCCTGTTTTCCAAATAAATCAGCAATGTTTCAACAGCAAACTCCTAATAGAGTAAGAAAAGGCTCTGTATCTGTTGCTGGACAAATATATCCGTTTTGAGCAGAATAAGTGCAGATTCTCTGAGGCAAATGGGCCGACAGGTCAGATATTAGCAGTTTGAAAGTTAGCTAGAGAGTAAAAATCAATTCTTTTTGCAGACTATGCTTTCCCTACATTTCCAAACTCTGAATTTCTACTGGTGTAGCCAATGCAATGGCATAATGTTCGGGTACAAACTTGATTAGTCCCGTCAAATGCCCCTTATCTGTGTAATTGTACAACCTATTTGAGTCCTTGGAGCAATgtcattttattcattatttgtATCTTTGTGCTTTCTCTGATCAAGGGAGTGTGTTTCTTCCGGTGTTATTCTAGAAACTGCACAAGAGGAATGTGCCATCTGCTTTTTCTCAACTTCTTTCAGTGGATGTATTTTTGTCTTGCTAATAACGCTGGTTCCCAAAGATCATAAGGATGGGAACATCTCGTGGGGCATTGAACAGGGAAACCCTATCTTCTGGCAGTGCCGGAAGTCTGATTAGCAGTGCAATGCGTCACAAGAACCTCCAAGAATTTGAGAGTTTTAAATGCAACTTAAGGGTTGAAAAGATACCACTGTGCTGCAGAGTGGTTCTATTTTAACAAGTTATTTTTGGACCAAAGACATTGATATACATGTGATATTTACAATGCAGAATTCCTAATATTATTCTTGTGTCATGCgtaattctgcactgtagggattctattctaagtaGAAATGCAACGTCAGTGTTTGGTAATTGTCTCACAGAAAGAAATGTAAGAATGAGATGCTGAAACATGCCAAGTTGTCCTAACTTTCAAATTCTTTTGAAATGTCTTGTCCCATATTTTTCTATCTGGCAGGTACCTGAATTTTTACAAAGAAACGGTGGACCTTTTAGTGGAGAACCGGATAGTGTCCATGGACCAGATCACCCTCCCCATTGTATCAAAAGCAATTTCACACCTCTGGCAGGAAATGTCTGGGGAGAAGAAAGCAGCTATCTTCAAAAAATGCTCTCAAAGGGTGTGTTTGTCCCCAGGGGAACAAATCACCTTGCAGATACCTATGCAGATGGACTGCACTATGAGAGACAGAGCTTTAGACAGCCAGGGAGCGAGTGGCTCTTCAGAATCAAATCATGATGAGGTACCTCAGTCAGAAATTTCTATACAAGGctaattaaagttttaaaaaagtcCACTTAATAGGTAAATAAAATACAGAAGATTTATTCCCTTTCCTACAGAAAATTTGATGCTAAAGATTATAAATGACAAAATCCATAATGCATGAGACAGGTCTACTGACACATATAGTCCTACTCCCTGTTAGGGATGCTGTGTGGGAAAATAACCATGGCCACTTAAGTAACTTGGTAGCGCTGAATGATGTTAtgctatttgttttatttttaaaaataatctctCACTCCTTTTTTAGCTGTGGCTGCCTCCACTCTGCCCTCCCCAACCCTTTCCCTGAACAGATCTGTCATTCCCACTGTTTTAAGTGACTAGGAGGAAACCAGTTACTGAATTTTCCATTCCTTGTGACTTTTCGTTGAACCTTCCCAATCTGAACTCTAATCTAATATTAATAGCCTGCTGCCATCCTAAGTGAACCAGCTGCAGGTACTTTTAGTTAAATAATCATATTCTGGTTAACATGAGGACGTTGCTGTGTGTAAAGATTTTCCTCAATAACTCATTTCATCTGTGTTTTTCTAGCCTGTTCCCctgcttatatatatatatatataccatcAGGCAATTACATAGGCATGTGCAGCTAGTTAATCTAAAATCCAGTTTGTCAACTCACATTTACGTACAAAAGGGATTCCTACCAGGACTTTGCCAGATTAAAAAATTGATTTTTATGTCCTCCGGTCCTGGCGCGAGACTTGAGCCCAAATCCATCTGAGTcagagtgttaccaactgagcaaCAGCTGACACATGATCCTTTGAGATAGTTGGATCCTTTTCACGGTGTTATTGaactggtagccatgatgtggagatgccagcgttggactggggtaaacacagtaagagttttaacaacaccaggttaaagtccaacaggtttatttggtagcaaatgccattagctttcggagcgctgctccttcatcagatggagtagatatccactccatctgatgaaggagcagcgctccgaaagctaatggcatctgctaccaaataaacctgttggactttaacctggtgttgttaaaactcttactgaactgGACAGACATATGTCTGAATCCATAATTATCTGGTGTCAGTTAAGTTGATCAAGGAAATTAGTTGTTATACTCCTGTCCTCTTGTGTCCAAGTAAAATGGAATTCTGATATAATTTAGCGAACTCCGAAACCCTCTCACAGGCAGCTAGGTATGGGTATtaaatgccagcaatgcccacatctcatgaatcaatattttttaaaactcttccgAGACTTCCTTGCTCATTTGTTTTTGTTACAAGACCCATGGCATGTTAACCAGTCCACAATCATTTACAATGACGTCGTAACCAGTCTTTTATTGAAAATCCCGAGTAATATTAAGATGTGTTAATCCcttacagcattgtggatgtacctacacgtCAGGGCCTGTAgcgaatcaagaaggcagctcaccaccatcttcttaagggcaattagggagatgagcaataaatgctgacctaaccagtgatgcccaacccccccataaaataatttttaaaaatgcatcctTCATTTGATTCCCAACTTCGCAGTATTCAAGGATGAGTCGATTAAGTTTGCTTAGAatgtctgctgcagaatggattaGATGGCCAGATATTTTTACAGTAATCATTTTCTGTTCCACGTGTAACACAGATgcctgttttgttccctccttttTTGCAGATGCTTTTTGAAGATGCATTTGATTTAGCATCAGGATTCTTGGTAAAACCAGACCTGAATACACGAACAGGAATAAAGCTGGAAAGCAGGTAATGGATTTTTGTCTCTgccctttgggcccgattttaccattttgattcgaagtgctgggcagacttgaatctgggagtgtttcagatctggcttttagacccgttctccggctcCCCCATACGCACTGTGCCTGAaagaatatcagcgattccgaatcgcgctgcacaatcctgtggatggggcttaacgcacctgaaacactgcagctctgagcctccaactgtgcatgcccacaaaaaaatgatagaatactgctgctctccccccccgatttcaggcagagtgacagtggactccccttccccctcactcatctcaggcagagagatccacccttccccctccaacCTACAGATATCAagcagggtgatccccctcacccccaccccggactctcccgcacaaggcccccatctcctccggactccgatggctgtgtgacacctccctctctctcccctgtccccaatcattgagaccAAGAGACCAtcagggagaccatgcagacgctacgacaacggatgaatgaacaccgctcgacaatcaccaggcaagagtgttctcttcctgttggggaacacttcagcagtcacgggcattcggcctctgatcttcgggtaagcattctccaaggtggccttcacgacacacgacaacgcagagtcgctgagcagagactgatagccaagttccacacacatgaggacggcctcaaccggcatcttgggttcatgtcacactatctgtaacccccacgacttgcctgggctcgcaaaatctcactaactgtcctggctggagacaatacacatctctttaacctgtgcttaaccctctctccactcacattgtctgtacctttaagacttgattacctgtaaagactcgcattccaaccattattttgtaaattgagtttgtgtctttatatgccctgtttgtgaactgaaatcccactcacctgatgaaggagcagcgctctgaaagctagtggcttgagcttccaaataaatctgttggactttaacctggtgtgagatttcttactgtgtttaccccagtccaacgccggcgtctccacgtcatcccaatcattgaggcactcatcccccctccccatcagcacacctgcaagtgctcacttgtctTCCACTCAATGctcacaagcaaactgcatgtaacttgctggaatgctctgccaaactgcctgcagctgatctgccctaatgaggggcagctccattaaaaactcaatgaTGGCAGGCAGGCATTTCTGCACAAAATGTGTGCCCGACCAGCccccccgattctctgagggcgacctggggaggctactggatgtagcagaggcgaggtgggacaccctcttccccccagcatgACCCAGACCAAGGGGGTTGATGGAattgcagcctgggaggcagtcaccGCCTCGGTCAATGCCAGGACATCGTTTCTTTCATGGCTCTGTCTCCACTGGAGAAGACCAAGAACAACACCTGTGAGAGAGTGAAGACAGGggatggtgagccagacctcagGGTCCTCACCCGCTTTGAGGAACGGGCGCttgagctctccagagaaggggaggtgcgggctgtcagcgacagcatggtcgggctgctgtcaagacgtgagcacctatcattccttcaatcactttgaggcaacttcttgggggcacgagtttcgggtgcgaggggcaaggtttaaaggagatgtatgaggcatgtttatttgcacagagagggtagtgggtgcctggaacttgctgccaggggaagtcgtggatgcagatacaatagtgaccttgaaggggcatctctacagttatgtgaatgggatgggaatagaggcatatggtctctggaagggtagggggttacaaatcagatgggcagcctggtcgctgtaGGCTAGgacagccgaagggcctgttcctgtgatgtaattttcttggtgctttgttctatgttcaatggagacatgtgaATCATGCGATTGGtatcctggattcctctccctccttaaccttgtgtcctgtgttgcagggacagatccggatgcCCCAGGGCCTTCTGAACTATAAGCCCCTGCTGCAGCTCCtgcccatcctggtccagacagcttggatgagtcctcggaggatatgggtgaagggacctgcGAGGATGGcaccgttttggcatcagctgcCACCTCACTACTCACCATCCCAGAAACTGACACGTTGGTGGGttcagttagtgttgaggcttctgggtcactctctggtgagcatgatACATCTGATAATAtgcatcgggtggaggagggaatgtccgaggcttCTGGCATGCGGGGGTCTGCCGGAGGCGagaactcagctggccccaggctacatgctggtcctttgagatcacttctccctcagttgctggagatgcagcaacagagccagggaatgcaggtgaggttgacagccacactggaccgactgtgaggctgttgggaggagtcccaaaattttcaggtggaccagctattgcttgtcttgcgtgcttcccaggccaacactgcaagggtggcgtctgcagtggaaagcctggagcAAGGGATCCTCACCACGAGTGGCTGGTTCCaagcgatggccaagtcacagcgggccacaactgagggactgaacaggcttctcaagattctgcagcccatggctgagaggctcgagaacttacaggagacccagcgggacagcgctaagacacagcgggctatggcaacaGCCATTgtgaacgtggcccagtctcagagggcacttgctacggccattgagaggtggcccccgactcaagtggccatcgcagaaggCTCGACCACCTTGggtaggacacaggtggtcctccaggactggcagtgccaggtgatgccggagcttctggagctcacggCAGCAGCAcctccgtcccatggagtgacccggggcccacaggaaccccaggggaggaggaagggctcgaggcccatgccggggccttccagccaggagactgtagcTGTGGCTACACTTTCTAACTCCCccctcctgacactggggcatctcaggggcagcgggatgaagagggtgtcatggaaacatcccagacacctggaagcaggccagagccctcaaggtccagggcctccaggaaCGCCCGCcatgcgcatcacaggccacggggcatggtaggcagctggccccctccacctccgatgtacattctggggaatcactgagatgtagtggtaggccacgtaaggttaggaagttgtagttgcactgagatggcacgggtgaagggctgcactagttcgaAAGATATTTAATCatcttaacgttttctgttcacaagcttttgtgttagaacgtcttatttaaacacctttattgtaaataaatgttttttcaccacccacctgtaacTAATTTGTCTCTAttatgaatcctcttccattgatgatcgccagagcgatgcttcatgttgatgtcagttggggaggcccctcaatgctgtgtcactgagaaaagggagACATTGGTTCCCCAGATCCCACGAGCGATTCCGTCCCGTCCCCCATCCCTCCTGCCcctgggccctgtatgggggtttcagatctcttacccactacacagacgtgggcccaggtgccagcgtgcatgcggagctcaggtaggagtcagactagtttacaccagggcatcatcataatggtgcttagcgagtcatcaccaccctcctgcctgccaaagaaactcactaacacagtgtACCcgggcccaccactctggtgtgacaatgtgcagaatatagaaggaatttggtgggggggggcggaatggaacccacagacacaaacccctagtgagtgaaccacctggtgatcagggcctcccttgccgcccttgcatgcctcatttgggctgccagccctcaaGCGCCTGGTGTACCTtggcatgctcttcctcatcttcctcctccacctcttcttcctcctcctgctggtcatcctctccaTTGACGGCCGGCTgatcagcctccacgtcctcctcctcctccaagaggtcaccttgctgtagagccagattgtgcaagacaCAGCACGTGACGACTCTGTGGGAACCGATCACAGGGTTATATTGGAGGGCTctgccagatcggtccaggcactggaatcgcatcttgaggacCCCAATatacctctccactatcgcgtgggtggctacataggcctcattatagcgggtctccacctcagacacaggcctctgcacaggcgtcatcgGTCGTGTCCGAAGTGGgcaacccatatcacccaggagccaaccccacagcctgggctcctcctcgattgcctctgggatgtccgagctcctgacaatgaagctgtcatgcacgctgcctggatgtctggcgcagacgtgcatgatgatCGTACTATGGTTGCACACtaattgaacattcagggagtggaaccccttcctatttacaAATCTTCATGTaagggggccttgagggcgacgtgtgtgCAGTTGATTGCCCCCCTGCACGttaggcatccctgcaatggctgtgaaccctgcagcccgggcttcctgctgcgcctggtccaggttgaagttgatgaactggccagcccgggcatacaattcctccagccacatgctccccacaaccacagcccccccccccccccccccccccccccaattccgccagccacatgctccccacaatcacagctccttgcaaagttgagaggttgcagcagtgctatttgcaagggctttgtgcatatccttcagctggaagtgagctgagtgcactaggacccagcagcaccgcaagacctgACGTCAGTGCTGGGACCGGGGTCTATACTGTAAATCGGACGTTGGAGatcctgcagagcaacagccgcccccccccactcgcagagccgccaccgacccgagacagaaaatggctgtaacaacaggacacccgtgagtagcagagagccatcgaaggccatgcacttacctcctcactaaccctcactgatggagcgcccgaatcggacttttattgagcatgcctgtttcgcgccgattcccgattggcaaatgcggtggtaaaaggggaagtgctggtaaattgggcgtccagctcattaattcaatttaaatgcatttaaattgctgtcgcgcctgtttcgggtgcggtcctgatcgcggccatttttagccattggtaaagggggaaccggcgcggaggcggtcacggattgcgctactcgcctcacacccgactttaccaactttttgcgcccaaaaatgggtgcaacttgatggtgaaatcgggccctttgttgtCATGCTAACAATTTTAATGGCATGGAAagcaataaaaaataaatcttgaTCATATTTTGTGGCAATCAGCATAACTCCATTTGCTATATTTGTGTGGATGTGGTTCAGAATTCCTTTATCCCTCTGAATGATCCACGTGTTTTGGGTTCTGCAATTTACTGCTGTTGGGGACATTCAAATGTATGTGGAATCTGCATTCCATTATGAACAGGAATTTATCTTTATTGGCTGATACTCAGTAATATGATAGTGTTACCCGACAGGCTGTATCAATTATAACCCCTGTCAGATGCACTGGACTACTGTCATTTTGCTCAAATGACCACTTTAGAACAATGAGGCCATATGCAAATCAGTAAACTACCTTCCTGTCATCCCTCACCTGTGTCTGGGTCCCTCAGTGGCCAGTGGCAGACCAAAGTGCAGCTCCAGTGAAACTGGGGAAGGTGAGACACGGATTCCAGAGAAGAGTCCTGGTGAAACAAGttcagttgaagctacctcaacAATCGAACCTCAACTGGTTGAGCTACCCAGCGAAAGAGAAAGGCAGACTAGTTTTTGATAGACTGTGTTAAAAATGTTTGTTATTGTTATTGTTTTGGAAATTGTATAAGTTATTTATGTATTGTATAATAAGGGATTTAAAGGGGATGGAATGTAGTAGCTGGCCTCTTTAAGGGGTGGATATtggaagggtcatgtgacctgatcaGCCAATGGGAAACGAGCGTGGGGATCTTGGTGCAGAGTGTGGACTTTAGCAGCCAGAGCTGATCCTAGAGCTGGAAGTGCTAACATCGTGGAAGTCCTGAATATAGTTATCTGCCTGCTGATATAACGTTATAGTTTGTTATACTAGCTGGTGGTCGCCAATCCTTGCAATTACTACAGACGGATATGGAATTCTAAGTCAAAAATCCTCAGATTACAGAGGCTTCTCGTGAAACCATGAGTGAGGCTTAATTTTACTTTGAAATTGCATCTCATGATAAATTTGAGAGTTGCCTTGTCTGAGTGCAGGATGAGAAGCTGGGAGATGTAAAACTGAGGTGCTACACTGTCAGCACTGCTGGGAAAGAGGGTGTGAGTTCAACATGGCAGGCTTTTTAAAGAACTTGGGCGTAGGCATGATCAGAAGGACTTCTAGTGGGAGAAACATTAAGCAAGTGAAGAGGGCACTTAGTAGAAAAGTAAAagtgaagtatatttattagtcacaagtaaggcttacattaacactgcaat includes:
- the LOC144499219 gene encoding stimulated by retinoic acid gene 8 protein-like; its protein translation is MESSGECTSPYTDASPSFLAMLQEVEPRVARRRLSQARHRAKLAGLFNHLRDTVCPQSKRTTSKWQVLRKAKNYILDSERKLENLLKLKEAYHLEDGHPSNLEEIKEQYINYYKEHCDLASANLPGKTRMALWQWLREYRGHPAESDLKPVCPQSPVKSSADLIEFEGYLNFYKETVDLLVENRIVSMDQITLPIVSKAISHLWQEMSGEKKAAIFKKCSQRVCLSPGEQITLQIPMQMDCTMRDRALDSQGASGSSESNHDEMLFEDAFDLASGFLVKPDLNTRTGIKLESRSILGSTACNGEHEHRLQGM